CTCAAATAATACCGGTTTCTTTAATGTTTGTCCTTTTAGTATTTAGAAACACATATGATATCCATATACACAATCATATAATCATTCCTCATAAGGTAACCCCTTCAGACTACCTCATCCCTCTCTCTTGCTACTGGGGCTCGCCAGGCAAGGAGGGGGGTAGGCCTTTTTATTATGTATGAGGAAGGCTCTGGCCCCGAGGCAGAAATGTAACAGCCTGCATGCCTAGTAACATGTCTATAAatcaaaaaaaaacacaattaagTATTAGTACCATGTTactgaaaattgtttgtttttaaagaaaatagcttttgaaaaaaaaagaagaaaaaaaagacccCACATTTTGTTAATGTTGCTGTTGATGGTTAAGTGATCTCATTCcaaggcagaaatgtagcagcctgcctcaGTCAACTCCCCCAGAAGCATAAAacgtgtaaaagttttaaggctcctaccttgccagagtgatgtaaagcccTATAAATGGGAATCAGCTAGGAAAATCTATGTGCTttttcacttttttcctgtgccaaagtggcacaatggggttagattacagctcaggatttattttacttcccccttaaaaaacaaaacaaaatgacttagagggcaaataaaacatttaccaagcagtcaataaaacgtaaggacaatcagaaccaagcaATTCCGaaagtacccagccaggtccaggacaatgattagcaaaactgtatgactttcatgtgtgaaagtctgagcaatttaaaatgacattctactttttttttttttggctgtttggtgttctgtaatgtaatttaaatgaaaatccaggattataacaggaatgcagggtattagttaccaagtgtttgtaacttaactttcatatgtttaggaaatgctgaatagttagtgaattttttctgtattgtagtttaaataacttaccaaaacaattgaaaatgTTGTGATTAcattgtattattttgacaaaattttcagaatttttcagattttttggcgcagaatccCCCCAGAAGTAGTTTCTGAAGCACTGTAAAGTATCTTTTCTTAAAGCTATAGGCCAGATATTCAGCATAAACTGGCAGATTTACAACAAGTTAGGATCTCACCTATATTATGTGTTAGACCACTTCAAATCCATTTTACCACACAGTTTGGTTTGTTGTTGCTGTCCCTTTGAACACGTCCTTTAAAACACTGTCACAAATATTACATTTTGTAGATTAAAATACAAATAACTCCTTTATTGTTTTGACTTGTTTCGCAAACATCCGAGAATGAAGCTTAGTCTGTCCATTGTAAGTGTACTGTACTACGGAACAGTCGATTCTGGCCCTACTTAGTTCTTTATCTGTTCATGACTCTGAGAGAGTACTGGTTTTGTTTTCCTATTTCAATTTTCTCAATTACTCCTTTTCCCTCCTAAGGAAAACATCTTATCCAACTCCTTCTGAAAAAACATCTGAAGTAGTGATTGGTGGTAGTACTGAAATTTTTAGCCTCCATTTTTCTGTTACAGCTGGATCTATGAAAGCTATTAGGATAGTGGCACACTCATATTTTTGGTGGGAAAGTAAGCAAGTTTAGACTGAAGTTTTCTGgtataacacacacacagtagcCAGACTACtggagtttttcattttaaatcataACGGTTTACAGTCAATTATAATGGAAAGTTTTTTGTTCAGAAAACTATTTGAGGCTTGCTGTAGGAGGATAATTCTTTGAGAATGTAACATGTTGGTTTTTCTTTAGATTTTCAATGTAATCCAAGATTTAGAAAATGGACACTGGGCTGCCTTTTCAAACATTCCATCCCATTCTCTGGAACAAGTAGACTATACCATTTTCCAACATTAATCCACTCAAGATGGCCAACAAAGTGAGCTTTTGGCTTAAATTCAAGGTAactgcaaaagaaaacagaacaaaatgctCAGTATGTCCAATAATTGTATTACTGTGGGAGAGGTTTAAACAATTTGGTCAAaacccctctgaagtcaatggaaagtttgTGTGAGGCTTTAGATCAATATGTATATTTATGCAGGTCACACAGAAAAGATCTGCTTTAAGATTCTATGCACACCTGGGAAAAAAATGCCTTCTTAAAAGCTAACATACAATTTTCAACTTCAGTAAAAATGATGACAATCAAACTAAATATATGTTACATAAATCATGAATTCTACTTTCCTTCTATGTCTGAGTGACCCACATTGAGTTGCCTCAATTTGTAACTGATTTGCACCTACAGAGATAATTATTGTGAAATAAATTTAAGTTTTCCACACACATTTTCTGCTTCATTCACTTTTGATGAAAGGTCCAGTGTTAAAATTTTaggctaaaaaacaaacaaaccaaccacccCTATTTCAACAATACTTCAGATATGAAAcagattgtttttttaaatcactgaaaaTGTAAGTAGAACAATGTGTAGTGGTAACTTACGTAATAGCAACAGTATCTCTTACATTTAACAGATATTATACTAATAAAACAGAAGCAGAAAAGTACCTCTAATCGCTTGAGAGTTTGATGTCAGGACAAATACTTTTATGAGTTTGAGGCACAAAGGCGTATAGTCGTGTTCCCAAATAACAGCTGGAATCAGCAGAAGTTTTCCATAGCTAGACAACAGCAGGGCTTTCAGAAGAAAGATGAAGTCTGACTTTGTTTTCAGGCTCTCAGGTCTTGCTAGCCAAAGGGCAGTAAAGATGCCAACCAAAAATGCAGTTTGTTCTGAGTGGAAAATGGGAGGAAAAACAGCATGACACACCAAATCAAAACCTTTCTTGATTAATCTTAGTGAAATGACAAGTGCCAAATACAATTGAGCTTCTGACTATTTAAAGAAAATTTTATAATCAGTTATGAACAAAACAGTCTCTCATTGCCTCCACACCCACCGCATATCTTTATTAACCTAGCCAAGCATGACTCATTCTACCAATAACCCAAATCAGTCCAATCTCCATCAAAAGGATTCAGTCACTTCTATCTATATGACTGCACACATCACAGGAAAATTAATGTGCAAACTTTCCTCTATTTCTACTTTTCCTTCCTAAATACAGTCTGTCTTTTCACCTAGTCTTTACCCGGTTAGCCAATGTCAACATTACGTATATTCCCTGAAAGGTTAGCAACAAAGAATCTTTTGGCTCAGGGAAGAACACAAAGGCTCAAAGTGTTACTGAACTACTAGGCCTTCCTTACACTAGTAGCATTTGGATTAATTCACCATCAGTGCTGCTCCAGCAATGATAGCATTGGAGGAAGTGCTAGCGAAGACCAAGCTCAGAGGCACTTTTACCACCCTTTAATAAAAACCTGCTCAGAGCAAGGTTAGATACAGCAATATAAACACCAATCCTCATCTACAGTAGCACTTTTGCTGAGGATGTGCACAGGTGATGAATTACAGTTAGTAACTTCAGTCTAGGGGTGTAGCTATGCTACCAAAAACTAAGGATTCTCTCAACTCTGAAGTTTATGGTTCTATTACATGTGTCTGAATTAGACAGCAGTACCACAAGGatttaaatatactttaaaaaaaaaaaaagttaaatttttattttttccccttctgttgtTTCAAATGCACTTTTAGAAGCTTGGAAACAACAACTCTTCCCTACCTACCAGGTTTGTCATTGTTCATTCtggcaaatgttttaaaaaaattatttgtttaagGTTCagaagtcaacatgttttttcctggttactgtttatttttataaGCATCATCGTCAATATCACCTCAACTCTAGGAATAAGCTTTGCAGTGAATCAATATGTAAGGAATTTATGTTTCCAGTTGCTAATTGCCTCTACAGTAAAATAATTAAAGTAACATTTGGCCAGTCAGGAGACGTGGTTttagttctcttttctttctcaATGGCATGTAAAACAAACTAGCTATAGAGAATCCATACAACATTTCCCAAAGTTTCCTAACATTTTTAGAATAGGACAAATGAGAATCTTCAACTACTAATAGGATGCATTAAACAGGCTATATTTAGAAGCAGTATATTTTGGACTGATCTGGCTTCAACATGTGGAAAGGCAACTGGCATTAAAATGTTATGGTGGGCAACTTAAAATAAGACACAAAGCACATGGCAGAACATGTTCGTTAACTGATATTTGAATCAATTAAATCTTACATAAAATGCAGCATGCTGCTAATATCCTAGAATAAGGCATAGCTGTCCATTACCCCTTATAAACAACACCGTGTAAATGGATGCCTATTCAGACCTAGTATTCTGAAATACTGTCATTGTCTGGAACAGATATTTAATGCTGATCACCCCAGACTGCACTGCAATCAGGTGATTGCCATGTACAGTGGCATTAAAAGAAGGCAGGAAACAGAATATGAATAAATGAAGTAATTTATGTTGTGCTATTTTTCCCTGAAGGACCACAGAAATGTTTTCTACTGTCTATATATAAATCTAATCAATCTATCGATCAGAGAGATCactcagccacctctggggtggaatatgACATGCATTCTGTACTAGCAAATTCTTCAATGTATTCATCTTTAAGATTTAATATAAAAGATCATTTGATAATGATAGGAAATAATCATAGTTCTCACCTAAAGAAGCAATTCCAAACATTCTATAAAAATCCCATTCTTTGGCATATCTGATTAAGTCATCAGGGTCTGTGTTTTGGCTTGAATCCTGTAGCTGCAGCCACCTGAGATAAGCTtcacaaagcaaacaaaatatgcaAAGCTTCCCATGAATCTGATATGAAAGAATGTTGAAAGCATCAGTATTAAGTATTTTTAATTCAAGGTAATCTCTTAGCATCTCTAGGCACACAAGTGAGGTAGCTTTATTACTTTTGCTCAGGAATAGAAACAAATGACCGTTGTTCAGTTCTACTAGATTAGCAAACTTTTTAATAACAATTAGCTGCTTTAACATATTAGCCCAATCGGAGAGTTTGGGCTTGACAAGCCATATGAGCAGCTTGGGGCAGAAGAAAGCATAAAGTTGTGGTATGTGAGTGTGTTTGGATGtggaggggaagaaaaggggCTCAATGCAAGCATAATTCAGTGTCTCAAACAGAGCTTAAAGTATCACCAGAAAAATGTGACTGTAAAAAAAAtggcacagggtgtgtgtgtccaAAATAAATGTGTATCCATATCTAATGTGCCTGGTTTATAAATAAAgtgatcttccatcactagcaatAGGAAAACTCAATCAGGGATGTGACTATCAGCCTACTTCAGGGATAATCTATTTTTTGTCAAgttccaaatttcttggtcaaaatATAGTCAAGATCCAGACCTCCATCCAATTCCCCTCCCCTAACCACCCTGAGCTCCCCAATTGcctgccagctccctgcccacAGTTAGGTGATCTTATTTCcctaaactgaaaacaggatgCACGGGGCTTGCCTGAGCCACCTGGCATTGctgctcagccccccaaaaaacgTTTCTCCGTGCCCCCAGTTGAGCCAAGTAGCAGAaatggagtgggagggagggagaggaatgggtATGGGCTGGGATCTGGGCAGCCAAGCAGGGTGTGAATGTGTACTTTTTGAGCTTGGAGCCAGGAGGTGAAGCTATTGGACTATGATCCTACTAGTGGTGTGAAGCTCCTTTGGGGATTGGGTAACAGAGGGGCAGGAAGCAGGCTctgggt
This genomic window from Emys orbicularis isolate rEmyOrb1 chromosome 3, rEmyOrb1.hap1, whole genome shotgun sequence contains:
- the ARV1 gene encoding protein ARV1 → MGEPGGYRCVECNREAPELYRDYQRGVLRIAICKSCQKPVDKYIEYDPVIILINAILCKTQAYRHILFNTRINIHGKLCIFCLLCEAYLRWLQLQDSSQNTDPDDLIRYAKEWDFYRMFGIASLEQTAFLVGIFTALWLARPESLKTKSDFIFLLKALLLSSYGKLLLIPAVIWEHDYTPLCLKLIKVFVLTSNSQAIRVTLNLSQKLTLLAILSGLMLENGIVYLFQRMGWNV